One genomic segment of Belonocnema kinseyi isolate 2016_QV_RU_SX_M_011 chromosome 2, B_treatae_v1, whole genome shotgun sequence includes these proteins:
- the LOC117167692 gene encoding pro-corazonin: protein MERWTSIMFVFSLAVILGNCQTFQYSRGWTNGKRAENLANNFLEVSKLAGARLQGTGSQLANLQANCRLQKLKMLLQGNGNEQAHFATCEFMNALRRSSPVAPMASYFRHSSSSENSIRNNN from the exons ATGGAACGTTGGACATCAATAATGTTTGTTTTCTCATTGGCCGTTATTCTTGGAAACTGTCAAACTTTTCAGTACAGTCGAGGATGGACCAATGGAAAGCGCGCGGAAAATTTGGCTAATAACTTTCTTGAAGTTTCAAAGTTAGCCGGAGCTCGGCTTCAGGGTACCGGAAGTCAACTGGCCAATTTGCAGGCGAACTGCAGATTGCAAAAGCTGAAAATGTTACTGCAAGGAAACGGTAACGAACAG gcACATTTTGCAACCTGCGAGTTCATGAATGCTCTGCGAAGATCCTCGCCGGTAGCACCGATGGCCAGTTACTTCCGGCACAGTTCATCCTCAGAAAATAGCATCCGCAATAATAATTAA